Below is a genomic region from Fodinibius saliphilus.
GCCTTATTAAAGGCATTAGCAAAAACGGACATCTTAAAATATCAGTGGTTAAGACTACAGACGTGGTCAAAGCCGCCCAAAAAAAGCATAACCTCTCTCTGCTGAACACAGTATTGCTTGGTCGTGCCCTTACAGCAACCATGCTTATGGCCTCGGAGCTAAAAGGCGAAGAGCGCGTTAAGATGCGTGTTGAAGGGAAAGGGCCAGTAGGTCTACTGGCTGCCGAAGCCAATCGCGTAGGTGAAGTGCGCGGATATGTACAAAACCCACACGTAGAACTTGATTACAGCAATAATGATGTTGACATCAGTGATGCTCTCGGAGTTGGAGTACTAAGCTTCAGCAAAACACTCTATAATGAAGCAGAACCCCGAACAAGCAGCATTGAACTAATTAGCGGAAATATCACTGACGATCTGGCTTATTATATGGTACAATCGGAACAGATACCTTCAGCTGTACTACTTGATGTGGGCATGACGGACGAGGGAAAAGTTAAGGAAGCGGGCGGACTTATCATCCAGCGTATGCCCGATGCTCCTGAAGGCGTTATTGAAGAGCTCCAGGAAAAGATGCTTCAATTTGATTCTATTGATAAGTTATTAGCTGAAGGCAAATATATCGATGATATTATGGACATGGCGATGGATCCCCTCGAAGTCAAAGAGCTGGATCGCCAACCTGTTGACTTTTTCTGCCGA
It encodes:
- the hslO gene encoding Hsp33 family molecular chaperone HslO, yielding MISKDDFITKDRLIKGISKNGHLKISVVKTTDVVKAAQKKHNLSLLNTVLLGRALTATMLMASELKGEERVKMRVEGKGPVGLLAAEANRVGEVRGYVQNPHVELDYSNNDVDISDALGVGVLSFSKTLYNEAEPRTSSIELISGNITDDLAYYMVQSEQIPSAVLLDVGMTDEGKVKEAGGLIIQRMPDAPEGVIEELQEKMLQFDSIDKLLAEGKYIDDIMDMAMDPLEVKELDRQPVDFFCRCTRERFINALAMLGYEDLKEISDEGQELICHYCNEQYNVTQDEIEKLLMETKAKMN